Proteins encoded by one window of Microplitis mediator isolate UGA2020A chromosome 1, iyMicMedi2.1, whole genome shotgun sequence:
- the LOC130672737 gene encoding uncharacterized protein LOC130672737, whose product MDKQREPMTEEELLELSEKLDEQCKKHDDREADLEARERLLNDRLSDLSERDQTNIEKESKLRDLEAELRRLEISLGERELELKSRDLINRGEPNELKAEFERRLQELKERESESSQLLEQAQIMQTERLNKREVTLANREHKLTEIQENLDLRERDLLERENAVAAQEKELRNDSKFLQTWASELTKMKASTVTKMPSVIQELKDEMSQLRSSGSNELTCNANITIKDALSYVPTFDGTSAAVSDFIRSCNRACSMLAPSAEFMFLTLVRQKFKGDARITVENME is encoded by the coding sequence atggaTAAACAAAGAGAACCTATGACAGAGGAGGAACTCCTTGAACTGTCAGAAAAACTTGATGAACAGTGTAAAAAGCACGATGATCGGGAAGCAGATCTTGAGGCACGGGAACGGCTTCTTAACGACCGATTAAGCGACCTTTCAGAGCGGGACCagacaaatattgaaaaagaATCGAAATTGCGCGACCTTGAGGCAGAATTACGGAGATTAGAAATTTCCTTAGGAGAACGTGAACTGGAGTTAAAGTCACGTGACTTAATAAACCGAGGTGAACCCAACGAGCTCAAGGCCGAGTTTGAACGTCGGTTACAGGAACTAAAAGAGCGTGAATCGGAATCTAGTCAACTTCTGGAGCAGGCTCAAATTATGCAAACGGAGCGATTGAACAAACGCGAGGTTACGTTAGCTAATCGGGAGCATAAGTTGACGGAGATCCAGGAAAACCTGGATCTTCGTGAACGTGATCTGCTTGAGCGAGAAAACGCGGTCGCTGCTCAAGAAAAAGAATTGCGAAACGACTCCAAATTTTTGCAAACTTGGGCTTCGGAGCTCACAAAAATGAAAGCGTCCACCGTGACTAAAATGCCCAGCGTTATTCAAGAACTCAAGGACGAAATGTCGCAATTAAGAAGCAGCGGGTCGAATGAACTCACTTGTAACGCGAACATCACAATCAAGGACGCGTTGTCCTACGTGCCTACCTTTGACGGTACTAGCGCCGCAGTTTCggattttataagatcatgTAATCGAGCCTGTTCCATGCTGGCGCCGAGCGCCGAATTTATGTTTTTGACACTTGTacggcaaaaatttaaaggcgACGCTCGGATCACTGTGGAAAATATGGAATAG